Part of the Cyprinus carpio isolate SPL01 chromosome A23, ASM1834038v1, whole genome shotgun sequence genome, TGCCACATAGGCTTGTAGCATAGTGAAGTTTggtgaaaaatgtgaaaatggaaCAAACTTATTATTGTGTTTTACCAGCTGAGACAGAGAGCGAACCAAAAAAGGGCAgaagccaaaagaaaaaaaaattgttaaaatccACACGGCACACACAATGTggcaagatttgacaacacaacATCCTGACTGGTGATACCCTGGGGGCATCGTTTTGTTGGACAGGTTGGGgattaatttttgtgtgaaccgcTCTCTAAAACTACCATCaaagtaatttacataaaataagtaaCAGTTCGTAACCCTGGTTCTCTGAAACAGCGAATGAAACACAGAAATGAGACATCAATACACAGATCCAAACAACTGCTTTTTAAGCTGCTTATTCGGCAGGTTTGCTCATttgtggtacaatttttttatgttttgggaaaCACATGGGCCAAAGCCTTTATTGAACTTGAGAGAGATGAGCGAGGGGAGCTGTATGGTGACACTGCTTGTGGACCACCTCAAAGAGAGGAGCCGTCGAGAAGGCCTGCATTGTCCTCGTCCCTGGAGCTGGGTGGCCCATCGGTGAAATGGGAATCAGCAAACAAAATATCCTCAAAGGGAGACAGGTCAAATTGATTGACCCAGCTCAGAGAGGCAGCACCACGGGAGGCCCCCAGGAGCACGCCGGTGTCAACTTTTTCCCCATCAGAGTCAGACAATCCCAAGTCGATGCTCTGAGTAGCGGCCACCTTGAGCCTTCGATGCAGGAGCTTCTTAGGGAGCACCAAGCAATGGCTACAGTTCTCTAGGAAACTGATGGGTTCTTGAACGTGTTTAAGACCCATGCAAACAATGCAAAAGGGATGGGGATCCCTAGCGGCTATTAGGGCACCGTACGCATCTGGGCAGGCTGGCGACTGGTTGTTCACGGGTGCAGCCggattccattaaaaaaaaagccatgagTAGCAGACAGTAGATGGAGTGAGGAAAAGACGAGGTAAGAGGCGGGCAACCTAGTAAAAAGTGCGAACATGGACGGCTTGCAGAATAAAACAGCTGACCTGGTAAAAAATGACAAACCCATCTGGCAGAGGCTGATCCAAAGATGTGTCGTCCTGTAGACAATAgtgaagtcaaaaaaaaaaaaaaaagctgtgagtAAATTTCCAGAGGCCATGAGAAGCAGATATCAACTGAGGAAAGGTAGCATGTGCAGGGGCTTGGTTAATGGTCCTTTACCTGCCATTGTGCACACACTCCTGTCTTCTGCAGAGGTCAGGCATGGATGGCCTTCCCATAGGTGGATCTCGAACACGAAATGATGAAAGAGAACTATAATTCTAACCAAGGTTAGGTGGTAGTGCAGTGTctatggtgcgttcaagtcatgtcAGAAAGATCATATTTACGAgttgaacacacatgaacaccaCCATGTCGAATTGGAAAATATTCCCAAATTGTGAGCTTGCCAATTTGAAGAAATTATCAATTtgaagaaaatgtacaaatacaataaaatacatatacattcattttacaaaaaacttaattgaattaaattaaaaaaaaaaaaaaagcctttagaGAATTTCTCCGCCATCTTGATGGTAAATACAGACTTTCCAAGAGGAATTAAACGCACAATAACACTGTTGGTATCTGCACTTAAATTACATGTAGAACAGTAATGCTTAACGTGGCTAGTTACTTAACTTCCGAATGCAGTTAGGAAAACATCCAGTAATCAGTTTTAACCACTTAACAGTACAGTTAGAAATAAAATCTTATTCATCCACTTGCTCTTTGATACGAGGATCTGTGAGGTTTTGACTCGTTGGAAACTTTAATGTTGACAACTTTAATGTTTTCtgagttttattttcaaatataaaacagaatcAGAGACTTGCTCTCAATAAATACAGAAATTTGATCAAATGATGAATGTAAAATGAGTTCACACATTAATGCTCGGGATAACAGTGATTTATGAAAAATGATCCCAGTTCATCATATCATACCAAGATGGGTTTTGAACTTAAATGTAGTGATATTACTGGCAGTCCTTGAACTTGAATACTGGGAAATGGGTTTTGGAAATGCTGCTTTCACTTGAACTAAAAACATGACAATTGTGTAATCTTTGGGctatttagaaaatattaggCACATCTTGGAGAGTCAAAGTTTTAATTCCTGTTATCCCCGTGTCAAAAAAAATGCCACATTTGACTACAAAATCTGATGTGATTTGAGGAACATCCTGTGAGATGAAGAAACCTGAACAGTTTACTACCTACAAATAATGGCACACTGCAAGGCTAAAGGTACAAAATTTTCCTTAGCTAACCAAACATCACACGTTGCTGTGACAATGAGAACCAGAACTACGACAGATAAATCACAAAGTCCAGTTCAAAACAGTTAAGAAACCGTAAACCTGTTTCCATGCTACCATAAGATGAACATTTGTTTGCACAAATGGTAAAGTACTTGTGCTTGTCTTCCTGACATGATGGATTGTCGCCCCCTCCCAGGCCTGGCACAGCTGAATACACGAGAAATTCTTAATCAAGTCACATCATCATGCTTTAGGGATGAAACCATTTGACTGTGAAGAGAACTATACACAAGTTTGTGGTTTTGAGGAGCAGCAATCCCCAGGACCCAAAGCCACAATGGGATGAGGAAACCAGTGCAGAGATGTTAGGGTGTCCTTTCCAAGCtatgtaaggctgtgggaaaggCTATGAGTCCTTGAGCATACTGATGCGGGCAAAGATTTTCAGTGCTGGGCCCAGTTTGATGTTCATGGTGCTCATGAGATGATCCTCTTTGAGGAGCATCAAGGCCTGGCCATCGATCTCCTGAGAGCGAAACTCTTCGGCGATCTCCTGGCAGCCTGATGCAAAACAGAGATTTTTAGTGACTTAAATTATttgtaacacaaaaaaaaaaacaacaggaacaTTATAGTAGCTACCAGGCAGAGAGCAGATGAATTCATAGACGTCCTCGACGTTCCACTTGGTCGGGTCGCTGGCCAGGAAGTGCTGCGTAAGGAGAGGGAGCTCTCTGCTGTGATCGAATCTTTCCTCGTTCTGAAGCCTTTGGGCTCCAAAGCTGGAGTTGGACAGTGGCGAAATGGGCTCTTCGAAGCTGGACATGTCTGAGCACTGGCTGGACTCACCGTGACTTGGATGAGAGGGGTGTGGGGATAACAAAGATGCTCCCATGGTTGTCTGAGTGCTTGGATTCTATGAGAGAACACAAGTGGGACAAGTAAGCACATTTCTGCATAGACAAACCCAATGGGACACTGCAATGAGACAGGAAGAAAACAGCGATTACCCGTTTCCTGACATCCGTGCTGCTGTTATGATGATTGGTGTTAGAGGCTTTCTGTTTCTTTGGGTTCTCCGTGGTGGATTTTCTTGGGAAAAGTCCCATTCGCTTTGTGCATCCAACATTATACCTAGTAGAAAAGAAAATCAAGTCACACAACCATACAAGCAAGTGTTGATACAAAAACTTAATGTATATGCTACAGAAGATCTCCCACATACCTCTTTGCACACACCGTAGAACAAAACCTCTTGGATCTCTTGAAGTTATATGCAAAGTCTACATTCCCACAGAATTCACATGACAGCATTGGCTCGGCATTCTGATTATTCAGCTCTATGAAAGAATTTACACGGCTGATTGGACAACAGTCAGAACATCAGTGATCCATCAAGTGTGTAACTAAAGGCTGGAACACATTACACGACACTACacaatctgaacagattttaaaacactagacaTCATATATTTGgtgactttgtaaatggtttcATCGAAAGCAGGCATCAGACCCTAAACGACACACACTATCAGACTTTCAAGTCAATCCGAACACAACGAACTCACACTGAAACATTAGACTGTTGTTAGTAGACACATGACAGATGAAAATAATAGGTGTTCAAAATAAACACTTCTGTTATTGTCCCACTGAATAGAATTATGAGTCTGTGAAACCTGTCAGCCCATTGGCAGACTAGCTCTAACTTTAGGCAACTAGCGGCATCTCGTCCAAACTGTAAATCGTGACAAAAGTCTTGTGGTGTAATTCAGCCTTAAAGTGACCTTTACCTTGCTGTGAAAAATCCTCCATCTCAGAGTCTGCGTTTTGAAAGGTCTGAGACCGCTTGTCTAGGTCTGAATAAGCCTGATGCTGCTTCTGCTTCTTCAGATTCTCCATCAACAAGGATGGACGTTCAACCTGGATAGATCCACAATTTTATgttgcataaaaacatttttcattacacAAGGACATATACTGCTCAAATGTACCCATGTACAGGATACGTGCTTGCTCACTGCTATTGAAACTTCTACCAAAGTCTGCAGATGTAAATAATGACTGTGGTATATTGTCCACTAGAGGGAAGTGTGCCTCTTTTAATAAACAAggacttaaaatgaatttaatttattttaaagcaatggTTTACCCAAAACTCATGTGACTTTCTTTTCTGTGGAAGCCAGAATATATCTTTTTAAGAATATTAATTGTATGAGGACTAGGGCTGCCACCctccaaaatgacagaaaaagtgATATAATTTTTCTATAAAACACTACATTCcaattatttttgctgtattaTTTGACAGTGGTGCTTTTATTGAAGCTTGACAACTTAAGTCCTCGATTCATTGTAATTAAATGCAAAAGGAACTACCAGCACATTATTCAAAACTTTTCAAAGTCAAAAATGTTACTAGCAAGCGGAGTGACTTAAGCTGGACATGTTTAAAATACCACAGATTTACTATTGTAACACTGACTGCAGGAACTTTAATATTTAGGCTTTTGCAGCTGTAGCTGTTTCTAACACAAATAAGTTCGTTTTAcaagtgacatttatttaaatataataatgaaaattaaacataataatgaaaaccacctcaataaatatagttaaaacactatagttttattaaatacattacaaactGTGATAAATTATCATGAGAGGACCCGAAACAGAAAAGGGCAAACGTAAACACCCTGACGGGATGGACTGAAATAAACAGCACTCACGGGAAACGGCTCGGCTCCCTCCTGAATCACGAATCCCTCGATGACATGCGTGAGGATGTGGGGCTTCACTACCGCCTGTGGCGGCGGTTTACTCTCGCCGTTTTGCGGAGCGCTGCCGGTCACCGTGGGCGCATTGTTGCCGCTGCCCGAGGTCATGGCTGGAGGTGAGCCCACACCTGCCTTCACATTCACTCTGCCTGCTGAACACGAGCACAACAGCATTGATTAGAAACACCATAATACGGACGGCAAGTCCGACTCATTTctgcgaatcggttctttcgaacagcTCGTTTCAAAGATCCGGTTCAGTGATAATTCCGTCATCGTGCGCCCCGTGACATCTCACCGTTGCATTTTAACACCGTTCCAGAAGCCGTATGTGGAGGTATATATCGCTGTTTAGTTTACTACGTTTCAATACTTATGAAGTTTATAGTGATTTCGTGTGTCATTCCATTTTGTTGTTGCGATGATTTCATAATTTCGACACTAAATACGATAAACAATGgtgaaataaatttacatttctttgccaaatacattaaaaaatttaatttttttattaaaactaacccCATTTCGCGCATGTTCATAAAACTGTCACACGATCGCCtaataaacattttcagtgtGCTTTATCTTATTCGTTACTGGTTATTAGAGAACCGCACCGAACGCTTCAATACTGTTCGTGGTCACAAACCGTTCAGAACGGATTTATACCCGACTCAAAAGAACGACCCATTCACGCGGATCCATGACACTCTCATAGTGGTGACCAGTGTGTTTATAAACCGTGCAAAAGGTCAGCGTTAACACGCACTGTGATATGTAtattcatgaaacatttttaaactacTCTCGCATTATTTGCACACATGCAGTTGTGTGATACtcaactatatgtgtgtgtgtgtataaaacacgTTCACGCCACCTTGCAACCACTTGCTTATTTCTCCAGCTTCTTCCATCTGATCTGTAACGTCTGCACACAGCAATCTGATTTATGAAGAGCTATGCGACTATTATTATATACCATCTAAAAAgttccagataaaaaaaaaaacagaagtttcTCAGTATTACCCATTTTGAAAAACTGCCAAATATTACGCTTGTACTGTAGCAGCTCTATTCCCATGCTTCCTGGAGACGGTTCAAAACACTCACACTCGCATTCAAAAAACATATCGGCAAAGACCAGTCGCACCCCTCCGTCCCAGAACAAGTGGAGAGGAACTTTGTAACTTTCTAACTTTATATAGCGAACATTTGTCAGGGTTTCACACTGCCGACAAACGCTCACGCTCAGGCGTCCTGGTGATTGTCAACAGCACACGCCTTTGTTCCGCTCACGCACTCTTTACTTACACTTTCAAGCGCCAAAAGAGGAAAACACTAAAGTGAATTTAGCATTCCAACGCTTCCGAGTACACCTCCATAATCCACTGGTGTTATATACAAAGCAGTACAGCAAATGATCCGATCTAAACTTGTTGTGCGCGTAGATTTGTTTGTTCTCACCGATTCCCTCAGTGCGAGCAGCGGGGCCGCACACTCTCTAATCCTCTTTGTATGGGGGAACTGAATAGGAAACATTGCGTAGCTACGATTGGTCCCACACGCTTGGAATTCTGTCCAATAGCAGGTCGCATTTAGAACAGAGCCGTTCCGTGATTGGTTAAAACTTGTGAGCGGCTCCATGACAGAGGCTCACGTAGGCAGAAAAAGAGCATCTAATAGTCCTTGGCTATCtttggaatagcatactagcatactactcatactattttAGCAGCATGGAATGCCACCTTGCAGTACGTTGGACTTTCTGATTAATAGTTTTATGAATAAGCAGGAAGCaatatctaaatctaaatgtttttatagtataaaaacagtgaattaaacttcagaaaataaaatgtgttgtaaATAAGGTTCTCTCATTAACTAATTCATCTATATTCTACACTACTGTATATGTCCAATACATCAACTGAAAAAcaagtaactttaaaaaaaaaatatatatatatatatatatatatatatatatatatatatataatatatatatatatatatatattttaaaagctgcTTTAGCTCTACTCTGTATTAGTTGCAAGATTATATCGGATTGAGAGCAGACACAAATGTTTGATAAGAGGGGTCTAGGGTTCCTTAGGGACAAAGGAAGACCCAGGGTAACCCAGGTGCATGGATAGTGAGTTTATCGCTCGTAAGATATACAATACCACTCATGTGCCACACTCAGCAGCTGGGAGTCGAACACAATGGAGTATCATAAGCTAAACCCAGACATGTCTCACACTGCAATGTCAATGTCTGAAGccattatattttatagattGCAAGCTATTGAAATGTAGTAATTGATCAGGTATAACCATAACAATTATTTCCAGCTAACAtggaacattctcagaacattCACTCAGAAACATTCTTGCAAAAGTTCTCTCAAAATTATGAACATACATTCTTCCTGGAATATTAATAGAACCTCAGTTCAAAGTTTCCTGGTCTTTAATAACGTTTTTAAAGCGTTAGCACAAAACCTCATCTATACATTGTTAATTGAAtgattttcagaacatttttgatTGGACTTTCgtctaagttttttttattattattaatattagagtTAGATGGTTCacagaacatttaaaagttactttcccataatgtttgcaaaatgacaaaatggaTCATTCCCTTCATGTTTCCTCTAACGTTCACataaccaataattttttttaaacactaaaaacaaaaactacacattttgaacattcagaaataatgttgtcATTTCTTAATGAAACGTTAGCAAAATGTTATTACTACAACATATTTTTGTTTCCTGGATTGTTGTCTGCTATAAAAAGAAGACTTATCCCACTTTGATCAATTCAGCTCTATACTAGCATAGAAATACTCAGTTAAAGTATATGCTTTTTAATCCCACACATGAAAAAACACGAAATGTGTTTGATCTAaaacaaaagatgcattaaaacTTTTATGAATGCACCATATTAATTGAAATTATCTGATGCCATTTCCGTTCAAGAGCagtttataatcattcaaaatttAACTTCTGAGGTTAAGCTTCCGACACACCTGCCAGACAGCCAGAGTGTGTCCACATTTATTCTCACGGCTCAACTGAAAAGAACAGAGCTCAGACCCTCACCCCTAATTATAGCAGAAGCTGTCACACTATCACAAGTGCAGCGAACAGACAGTAGACATTTCGGGTGTGACAGACTTACTCTTCCACTTGAGGGGAGAGCTCGCGTTGACGGCCTTTATGTTTTGTGACTGGCAAACCTACAGATAGTGGTAACATAGTAGGCACTCTGTGTCTGGCTAGGTCAAGATTGCTGCAGGAGTCTTTCACTCTTGCTTTTGCAGTCGGTATAGCTGGATGTGACCTGGATGTTTTGATGTTTCATgccttttttaaaagatttagcattgtactgtattttatagTGTGATATATTTGTGATATCTAAATCTATAATAAAGTGTTTAAGATGAAAAAATTTAATGGTTGATGTGACATTCTCTTTTGAGTTTCAGAGAAACAGAGTATGATAAATCAgctacactgaagaaaaaaaaaagttggcgtagaaacaattttcactcagaactCAGACTCCACAAAACCCCCATTATCTGCATCCTGGTATTtgaaattattcaaaagtttgattttCAACTGTTCAAGCTGTTTATATTGTGGCTTTGGTGTACTAAATATATTCATCCATTATTCATTgtgattacattaaaacagaGAGAGCCAACTTGGCTTATAtatgtattaatcaaaacatgaaCAATGCTTGGAGGGATTGTTCAATTAAAAAACAGTATACAACCCTTACCCTTTTTGAgctaacaaactaaataaatggaagatgaagatgaagcaatgtaacaacaaaataatcaatACCTTCTGCGTCTGTCATTTGACTTTGTTGAGATTGTTTGACGTGGGTTGGCACATGCATTGATATGGACAGCATCTGCGGTTCGAGAGGAACAGGGGTGTCCTTATCAGACACATCCTGCGTGGCTACTCCCAACTGGAATTAATGTCAGAAGAGGACATGGTCAGAATAGAAGCAAATAAGTGAAACTAATACAATTAGGATACATACAAATCAAGAAACGGACAAATGCATGATGTTCAATCCACTTACTTGAGTCTGAACTGGATGGATCTGGACATTAACTGCAGTA contains:
- the phc2a gene encoding polyhomeotic-like protein 2 isoform X4 gives rise to the protein MTSGSGNNAPTVTGSAPQNGESKPPPQAVVKPHILTHVIEGFVIQEGAEPFPVERPSLLMENLKKQKQHQAYSDLDKRSQTFQNADSEMEDFSQQELNNQNAEPMLSCEFCGNVDFAYNFKRSKRFCSTVCAKRYNVGCTKRMGLFPRKSTTENPKKQKASNTNHHNSSTDVRKRNPSTQTTMGASLLSPHPSHPSHGESSQCSDMSSFEEPISPLSNSSFGAQRLQNEERFDHSRELPLLTQHFLASDPTKWNVEDVYEFICSLPGCQEIAEEFRSQEIDGQALMLLKEDHLMSTMNIKLGPALKIFARISMLKDS
- the phc2a gene encoding polyhomeotic-like protein 2 isoform X3, with the translated sequence MYAAQQQHLMLQTAALQQQHLSLAAVQQASIVAGRQSCSQNGTTSQQTVASQTTINLATSPAAAHLISRAHSGSSVPVCIAQQAVLLGNSSTPTLTASQAQMYLQAQMAQQTNLVQVARSLGRAVPLSSQLIFTPTASVTAVQPEASALSINTPPTNGQMQNLALRGQQGALTSSNSQSQLQSLSVNQSPGVSAHLSVTSQPVAQLKSPGAELNSQGASAKGSPAETSSDTVGKNYKTSDLTTRELNVCPNVTSVAGHPLISTAYTQIQTHQLLQQHKQQFVIQQQQPQILQRGHAQLLEATTIHPHTVQAVAIQPALPVQPQQCPIPLVPKVPVTCQQATIFHSATVSQQALDQNGQPPISQSKAAPLQLTAVNVQIHPVQTQLGVATQDVSDKDTPVPLEPQMLSISMHVPTHVKQSQQSQMTDAEAGRVNVKAGVGSPPAMTSGSGNNAPTVTGSAPQNGESKPPPQAVVKPHILTHVIEGFVIQEGAEPFPVERPSLLMENLKKQKQHQAYSDLDKRSQTFQNADSEMEDFSQQELNNQNAEPMLSCEFCGNVDFAYNFKRSKRFCSTVCAKRYNVGCTKRMGLFPRKSTTENPKKQKASNTNHHNSSTDVRKRNPSTQTTMGASLLSPHPSHPSHGESSQCSDMSSFEEPISPLSNSSFGAQRLQNEERFDHSRELPLLTQHFLASDPTKWNVEDVYEFICSLPGCQEIAEEFRSQEIDGQALMLLKEDHLMSTMNIKLGPALKIFARISMLKDS